Proteins encoded by one window of Streptacidiphilus sp. PB12-B1b:
- a CDS encoding class I SAM-dependent DNA methyltransferase: MSKNQELADFIWSVADLLRGDYKRSEYGKVILPLTVLRRLDCVMEPTRQAVWDRAASYTGENKDGLLLAASKLKFYNLSEQTFATISNDAANVAKNLKDYIRGFSSEATEIINRYEFHLQIDRLDNADLLYQVVRKFAGLDLSFEAVDNHDMGYVFEELIRKFADASNETAGEHFTPREVIELMVELLLAPDDARLTGEGQVVDILDPACGTGGMLSAAEEHIRRLNPRVRVNLFGQELNAESYAICRSDMLLKGHTAKNIRFGNSFSQDGHEGKTFNYMLANPPFGVEWKKVETAVREEAERGHDGRFGAGLPRINDGSLLFLQHMMSKMQPLKKDKAGDEVGGTRLAIVFNGSPLFTGGAGSGESEIRKWIIEHDYLEAVVALPDQLFYNTDISTYVWIVTNRKPADRKGRVILLDARDQSTKMRKSLGKKRKKITRAQIGRICAIYRDALSIADAKTHPDHPRVKVCANQDFGYQRITVDRPLKLRFELTEDSLTQLRASAAVKKAVGGEAVVELLLAALKPLLGSRWTTKAEAWDALRTGMVAGGVSWPSAAPFQKAMRDAVGVTDPEGEVQVINGKPEPDPDLRDNENVPLSENIDAYFIREVLPHVPDAWIAEIRNPKTKEVERCKVGYEIAFTRLFYVSTPPRPLLEIDMELKSLEVEIQALLGEVTHG; this comes from the coding sequence TTGAGTAAGAACCAGGAACTGGCCGACTTCATTTGGTCGGTGGCCGACCTGCTGCGCGGCGACTACAAGCGCTCCGAGTACGGGAAGGTTATCCTCCCGCTGACTGTGCTGCGCCGGCTGGACTGCGTCATGGAGCCGACCCGGCAGGCCGTATGGGACCGCGCTGCCTCCTACACCGGGGAGAACAAGGACGGGCTGCTGCTGGCTGCGTCCAAGCTCAAGTTCTACAACCTCTCCGAGCAGACCTTCGCCACCATCAGCAACGATGCAGCCAACGTGGCGAAGAACCTCAAGGACTACATTCGGGGCTTCTCCTCCGAGGCCACCGAGATCATCAACCGCTACGAGTTCCACCTCCAGATCGATCGGCTGGACAACGCCGACCTGCTCTACCAGGTGGTGCGGAAGTTCGCCGGCCTGGACCTGAGCTTCGAGGCTGTGGACAACCACGACATGGGCTACGTCTTCGAGGAGCTCATCCGCAAGTTCGCCGATGCCTCCAACGAGACCGCCGGTGAGCACTTCACTCCACGCGAGGTCATCGAGCTGATGGTCGAGCTGCTGCTCGCCCCGGACGACGCCCGGCTGACGGGCGAGGGGCAGGTCGTCGACATCCTCGACCCGGCATGCGGCACCGGCGGCATGCTCTCGGCCGCTGAGGAGCACATCCGCAGGCTCAACCCGCGCGTGCGCGTCAACCTGTTCGGGCAGGAGCTCAACGCCGAGTCCTACGCGATCTGCCGCTCGGACATGCTCCTCAAGGGCCACACCGCCAAGAACATCCGCTTCGGCAACTCCTTCAGCCAGGACGGCCACGAGGGCAAGACCTTCAACTACATGCTCGCCAACCCGCCCTTCGGAGTGGAGTGGAAGAAGGTCGAGACGGCCGTCCGCGAGGAGGCTGAGAGGGGGCACGACGGCCGGTTCGGTGCCGGTCTGCCCCGGATCAACGACGGCTCGCTGCTGTTCCTGCAGCACATGATGAGCAAGATGCAGCCGCTGAAGAAGGACAAAGCTGGCGACGAGGTCGGTGGCACCCGGCTGGCCATCGTCTTCAACGGCTCCCCGCTGTTCACCGGCGGCGCGGGGTCGGGGGAGTCAGAGATCCGCAAATGGATCATCGAGCATGATTACCTGGAAGCAGTGGTCGCTCTCCCCGACCAGCTCTTCTACAACACCGATATCTCCACGTACGTCTGGATCGTGACCAACCGTAAGCCGGCTGACCGCAAGGGCCGCGTCATCCTGCTCGACGCTCGCGATCAGTCGACCAAGATGCGTAAGTCGCTTGGCAAGAAGCGCAAGAAGATCACCCGTGCGCAGATCGGGCGGATCTGCGCGATCTATCGCGATGCGCTCAGCATCGCCGACGCGAAGACACATCCGGACCACCCCCGGGTGAAGGTCTGCGCCAACCAGGACTTCGGCTACCAGCGAATCACCGTGGACCGGCCGCTCAAGCTCCGATTCGAGCTCACGGAGGACAGCCTCACCCAGCTCCGTGCGTCAGCTGCCGTTAAGAAGGCGGTCGGGGGCGAGGCTGTGGTCGAGTTGCTGCTCGCCGCGCTCAAGCCGTTGCTCGGATCGCGCTGGACCACCAAGGCGGAGGCATGGGACGCCTTGCGAACCGGGATGGTGGCCGGGGGCGTGTCGTGGCCCTCGGCCGCGCCGTTCCAGAAGGCAATGCGCGACGCAGTGGGCGTGACTGATCCGGAGGGTGAAGTCCAAGTTATCAACGGCAAACCCGAGCCTGACCCTGACCTCCGCGACAACGAGAACGTCCCGCTCAGCGAGAATATCGACGCGTACTTCATCCGCGAGGTGCTGCCTCACGTCCCGGACGCCTGGATTGCGGAGATTCGTAACCCGAAGACGAAGGAAGTTGAGCGCTGCAAGGTGGGGTACGAGATCGCTTTCACGCGCCTCTTCTACGTCTCCACGCCGCCGAGGCCGCTCTTGGAGATCGACATGGAGTTGAAGTCGCTTGAGGTTGAGATCCAGGCATTGCTCGGCGAGGTGACCCATGGATAA
- a CDS encoding protein kinase, with product MVHGAPTFDAGEPARVIAGRYRLHTPIGAGGMGEVWQAYDERLDRRVAVKMMLAESPVPPGFQGAAFQETLQTRRARFLREVQITAGIEHLGVPAVFDTGTDESSGRLYVVMQLLKGRELQTFIDETDYDTELVPVSWAAAVGAQIASVLDTVHHHDVVHRDIKPSNLMLTPGGVVKVLDFGVAALRGVGTLPRLTQVGMTVGTPPYMSPEQSLANAVGPAADVYALACVLYELLTGKPPFTPDDSRSHMWHHVHTQPPPLRTLRADIPADIEKLLLAMLTKESEQRMDAMEVYDALLPFVHAATGTPTAAPDDGTLDPRLPFLRPFGGRTRAAGSASEYTPTTVVPSSPPPVPAEGSGLAPAPSPLSEQEADVVSDLAARLAQEGQFTQAADALSEAIARAQDPELREDMEFSLAQVKFLGGSHSEALALFEPLAGDYTERYGDQDEQAQLCWYYVAQCRMELGEATAAIRAFDRISGTAPDPDDEDAVSRHLDALSRLMSLYAATENLSKALEIGQQLRAETSTLRGTDWPGLAQIDAYLRRLRLDLG from the coding sequence ATGGTGCACGGCGCACCGACCTTCGACGCCGGTGAACCGGCCCGTGTGATCGCGGGTCGGTACCGCTTGCACACCCCCATCGGGGCGGGCGGCATGGGCGAGGTCTGGCAGGCGTACGACGAACGCCTGGACCGGCGCGTCGCCGTGAAGATGATGCTGGCCGAGAGCCCTGTCCCGCCCGGATTCCAGGGCGCGGCCTTCCAGGAGACCCTGCAGACCCGCCGCGCACGCTTCCTGCGCGAGGTCCAGATTACGGCCGGTATCGAACACCTCGGCGTGCCCGCCGTCTTCGACACTGGCACGGACGAGAGCAGCGGACGCCTCTACGTCGTCATGCAGCTCCTAAAGGGCCGCGAACTCCAGACCTTCATCGACGAGACCGACTACGATACCGAACTGGTCCCCGTCTCCTGGGCCGCCGCCGTCGGCGCCCAGATCGCCTCCGTCCTCGACACGGTGCACCACCACGATGTCGTCCACCGCGACATCAAGCCCTCCAACCTCATGCTGACGCCGGGCGGCGTGGTCAAGGTCCTCGACTTCGGCGTCGCAGCCCTGCGCGGAGTCGGCACCCTGCCCCGGCTTACCCAGGTCGGCATGACCGTGGGCACCCCGCCCTACATGTCGCCCGAGCAGAGCCTGGCCAATGCTGTCGGCCCCGCCGCAGACGTCTACGCCCTCGCCTGCGTGCTCTACGAACTCCTCACCGGTAAGCCGCCGTTCACCCCCGACGACAGTCGCTCCCACATGTGGCATCACGTCCACACCCAGCCCCCACCTCTCCGCACCCTGCGTGCCGACATTCCGGCGGACATTGAGAAGCTGCTGCTCGCGATGCTCACCAAGGAGTCCGAGCAGCGCATGGACGCGATGGAGGTCTACGACGCCCTCCTCCCCTTCGTCCACGCGGCAACCGGGACGCCAACCGCCGCTCCCGACGACGGCACTCTCGATCCGCGCCTGCCGTTCTTGCGGCCCTTCGGGGGTCGCACACGCGCAGCTGGCTCCGCCTCCGAGTACACGCCGACGACTGTTGTCCCCTCGTCGCCTCCGCCAGTGCCGGCCGAAGGGTCGGGCCTAGCTCCGGCCCCCTCACCCCTGAGCGAGCAGGAAGCGGATGTGGTGTCCGACCTCGCCGCGCGCCTCGCCCAAGAGGGCCAGTTCACCCAGGCCGCGGACGCCCTCAGTGAGGCCATCGCGAGAGCGCAGGATCCCGAGCTTCGGGAAGACATGGAGTTCAGCCTTGCCCAGGTCAAGTTCCTGGGCGGAAGCCACTCCGAAGCGCTCGCGCTTTTCGAGCCGCTCGCCGGCGACTACACCGAGCGCTACGGCGACCAGGACGAGCAGGCGCAGCTCTGCTGGTACTACGTCGCGCAGTGCCGGATGGAACTCGGCGAAGCCACCGCCGCCATCCGTGCCTTCGACCGTATCAGCGGGACCGCGCCGGACCCCGACGACGAGGATGCGGTCAGCCGCCACCTTGACGCGCTGTCCCGACTGATGAGCCTTTACGCGGCGACCGAGAACCTCTCGAAGGCGCTGGAGATCGGCCAGCAGCTCCGAGCGGAGACCTCTACTCTGCGCGGCACTGACTGGCCCGGGCTGGCCCAGATCGACGCGTACCTCCGCCGCCTTCGCCTTGACCTCGGCTGA
- a CDS encoding type I restriction endonuclease subunit R produces MNDARVYTEKAFENAVEAALLRSGWQRGLSNTYDHALGIDTSELAAFLGASQNDAWLALQAAYGEEEQQAIGRFAKRVAREIDSRGLLDVLRQGVNDRNVKIQLAYFRPAHTLAADALAEYDANRLTFVRQFHYSASRPADSLDVAFFLNGLPVASVELKNNTTRQTVEDAKRQYRRDRDPKELFFSKRSLVHFAVDPTLAFLTTRLAGDTTRFLPFNTGSGGPGQIGGAGNVPATTDGSYPTSYLFDEVWARDNWLDLLQRFLHVEDAAAKAGRAPSHKPGSAHTQPLIFPRFHQWDAVRKLTAHAARHGAGENYLIQHSAGSGKSNTIAWLAHRLSSLHTPQDPALLAPAALASGLGVNQLVFDKVIVITDRRLLDKQLQDTIYQFDHKAGVVVRIDESSQQLADALAGPTARIVITTVQKFPFVLDKVAGLGGQRYAVIIDEAHSSQGGESAAALKRALGRLGSDAVDEDSDPLTAAALARGRQPNLSFFAFTATPKAKTIDLFGTPLANPASGEQEKGPFHVYSMRQAVEEGFILDVLGNYVTYATYFKLQEAAADEAEQQVDPRKARSKLVRAALLSEASMASRAKIIVDHFRSHSSPRLRGQAKAMVVTSSREHAVRLYQAMRAYIDQRGFTDCGTLVAFSGALTHDGIEYTEPKLNGFPERELPARFGYTRADDPNPPSVPKPEYRILVVAEKYQTGFDQPLLTTMYVDKILVKLAAVQTLSRLNRTHPLKATEDLFILDFANRPEDIEQAFQQYYEASITEPTDPNLLFDREREVMAYQLLVEAEMDAFVTAYFTAFQNGATDTAVLKAHARLYGYLQPALDRFNGLNATEPDTAAEFRRALESYTKAYGWLSHVIGFENTELERLYQYGRFLLRRLPAPLRSAGADIGAVVPSHMRITQTGAPELHLEAAGAQLLPGLVPEAGAGAAEAEEMSLAEVIQSVNEEYGTGLSTTDQILLGQLVVAVSEDPELRAIALHQDQDVFGGELEKDLDRIVIDQAASNDALMVRYFDDAAVNRLFKQVATQQAYQLIRRPVRREAERRATEQRAAELKSSGTRRAEPPTP; encoded by the coding sequence ATGAACGACGCCCGCGTGTACACCGAGAAAGCATTCGAGAACGCCGTCGAAGCGGCGTTGCTGCGCAGCGGTTGGCAGCGCGGGCTGTCGAACACCTACGACCACGCACTCGGTATCGATACCTCCGAACTGGCCGCGTTCCTCGGTGCCTCGCAGAACGACGCGTGGCTTGCGCTCCAGGCCGCGTACGGCGAGGAGGAGCAGCAGGCAATCGGCCGGTTCGCGAAGCGGGTCGCGCGGGAGATCGACTCGCGCGGGCTGCTCGACGTCTTGCGGCAGGGGGTGAACGACCGGAACGTGAAGATCCAGCTCGCGTACTTCCGTCCCGCGCACACCCTTGCCGCCGACGCCCTCGCGGAGTACGACGCCAACCGGCTCACCTTCGTGCGCCAATTCCACTACTCCGCTTCACGCCCGGCCGACTCCCTCGACGTGGCGTTCTTCCTCAACGGACTGCCCGTCGCCTCGGTGGAGCTGAAGAACAACACGACCCGCCAGACCGTCGAGGACGCCAAGCGGCAGTACCGCCGCGACCGCGATCCGAAGGAACTGTTCTTCTCCAAGCGCAGCCTGGTCCACTTCGCGGTCGATCCGACGCTCGCCTTCCTGACGACCCGTCTGGCCGGAGACACGACGCGCTTCCTGCCCTTCAACACCGGCTCTGGTGGCCCTGGCCAGATCGGCGGGGCGGGCAACGTCCCGGCGACCACCGACGGCTCGTACCCCACCTCCTATCTCTTCGATGAGGTCTGGGCGCGTGACAACTGGCTGGACCTGCTGCAGCGGTTCCTGCACGTGGAGGACGCCGCCGCGAAGGCCGGCCGGGCGCCGTCCCACAAGCCCGGCAGCGCGCACACGCAGCCGCTGATCTTCCCCCGGTTCCACCAGTGGGACGCGGTGCGCAAGCTCACCGCGCACGCGGCTCGCCACGGCGCGGGGGAGAACTACCTGATCCAGCACTCCGCGGGCTCGGGCAAGTCCAACACGATCGCCTGGCTCGCGCACCGCCTGTCCAGCCTGCACACCCCGCAGGACCCCGCGCTGCTTGCGCCGGCCGCGCTCGCGTCCGGCCTGGGGGTGAACCAGCTGGTCTTCGACAAGGTCATCGTCATCACCGACCGCCGCCTCCTGGACAAGCAGCTGCAGGACACTATCTACCAGTTCGACCACAAGGCCGGCGTGGTCGTGCGGATCGACGAGAGCTCCCAGCAGCTCGCAGACGCGTTGGCCGGGCCGACCGCCCGGATCGTGATCACGACAGTGCAGAAGTTCCCCTTCGTGCTGGACAAGGTCGCCGGACTGGGCGGCCAGCGCTACGCGGTGATCATCGACGAGGCGCACTCCTCGCAGGGCGGCGAGAGCGCAGCGGCGCTGAAGAGGGCGCTGGGCCGTCTCGGCTCGGACGCCGTGGACGAGGACAGTGACCCCCTGACGGCCGCGGCACTGGCCCGGGGCAGGCAGCCCAATCTGTCCTTCTTTGCGTTCACGGCCACTCCCAAGGCGAAGACGATCGACCTCTTCGGCACCCCTCTCGCCAACCCCGCCTCGGGAGAGCAGGAGAAGGGGCCGTTCCACGTCTACTCGATGCGGCAGGCCGTCGAGGAGGGCTTCATCCTCGACGTACTCGGCAACTACGTCACCTACGCCACCTACTTCAAGCTCCAGGAGGCCGCCGCGGACGAGGCCGAGCAGCAGGTGGACCCGCGCAAGGCCCGTTCGAAGCTGGTGCGGGCCGCGCTGCTGTCGGAGGCGTCGATGGCCTCCCGTGCGAAGATCATCGTGGACCACTTCCGCTCGCACTCCAGCCCGCGTCTCCGTGGTCAGGCCAAGGCCATGGTGGTCACCTCCAGCCGCGAGCACGCCGTGCGGCTTTACCAAGCCATGCGCGCCTACATCGACCAGCGCGGCTTCACCGACTGCGGCACCCTCGTCGCCTTCTCCGGGGCGCTGACCCACGACGGGATCGAGTACACCGAGCCCAAGCTCAACGGCTTTCCCGAGCGCGAACTGCCCGCCCGCTTCGGTTACACCCGCGCGGACGACCCGAACCCGCCCTCCGTGCCCAAGCCCGAGTACCGCATCCTCGTTGTCGCCGAGAAGTACCAGACCGGCTTCGACCAGCCGCTGCTGACCACCATGTACGTGGACAAGATCCTGGTGAAGCTGGCCGCCGTCCAGACACTCTCCCGGCTCAACCGCACCCACCCTCTTAAGGCCACCGAGGACCTGTTCATCCTCGACTTCGCCAACCGCCCCGAGGACATCGAGCAGGCGTTCCAGCAGTACTACGAGGCGTCGATCACCGAACCCACCGACCCCAACCTGCTGTTCGACCGCGAACGCGAGGTGATGGCCTACCAGCTCCTGGTCGAAGCCGAGATGGACGCCTTCGTCACCGCCTACTTCACCGCCTTCCAGAACGGAGCGACCGACACCGCCGTCCTGAAGGCGCACGCCCGGCTCTATGGATACCTCCAGCCCGCCCTGGACCGCTTCAACGGCCTCAACGCCACCGAGCCCGACACCGCCGCCGAGTTCCGCCGCGCCCTGGAGTCGTACACCAAGGCATACGGCTGGCTCTCCCACGTGATCGGCTTCGAGAACACGGAACTGGAGCGGCTCTACCAGTACGGACGCTTCCTGCTCCGCCGCCTGCCCGCACCGCTCCGCAGCGCCGGCGCGGACATCGGGGCGGTCGTCCCTAGCCACATGCGCATCACCCAGACCGGTGCTCCCGAACTGCACCTGGAAGCCGCCGGCGCGCAACTCCTGCCGGGCCTGGTGCCCGAAGCCGGCGCAGGGGCGGCCGAGGCCGAGGAGATGTCGCTGGCCGAGGTCATCCAGTCCGTCAACGAGGAGTACGGCACCGGACTCTCCACCACCGACCAGATCCTCCTCGGCCAGTTGGTGGTCGCCGTCAGCGAGGATCCCGAGCTGCGCGCCATCGCACTGCACCAGGACCAGGATGTCTTCGGTGGGGAGCTGGAGAAGGATCTGGACCGGATCGTCATCGACCAGGCCGCGTCCAACGACGCGCTGATGGTCCGCTACTTCGACGACGCGGCCGTCAATCGCCTGTTCAAGCAGGTCGCGACCCAGCAGGCGTACCAGCTCATCCGCCGCCCGGTCCGGCGCGAGGCCGAGCGCAGGGCCACCGAGCAGAGGGCCGCCGAACTGAAGTCCAGCGGAACCCGGCGAGCAGAACCCCCGACGCCCTAG
- a CDS encoding N-6 DNA methylase: MLEDEATAPTATAAEIARLAGVTRAAVSNWRRRRPDFPVPVGGTAASPLYSLAEVQRWLDGQREGREVNSEVRLWQALRGAFGAQMVEALAAVGEHLLGRGAELRDPAVREALEKLLAERTPAEVMGGLIARLLESSARAALDGSSTPQLARAVGELAGETTGVVFDPACGIGSLLMAIGGDEVRSRLGQDMQADAVRLAQARASLLVGTGGTASPRLAAGDSLRADAFPDLRVDLVVCEPPTAVADWGREQLLVDPRWEAGVPSRGESELAWLQHCYYHTAPGGRAVVVLPASVAHRRSGRRIRAELVRRGCVTSVVALPPGLAASHALPLHVWILGRPAAPGKGATTVRMVDLSASSSDGPWQPKPHQEAEVPLIDLLDDDVDLTPSRYVREPEPDYVAAYVALRGELDLHLRRLRDLLPELSARPGAFDLDEGAPMAVSDLLAAGLVTLDGEELASASDQLDPDFVRGFVASPANTRRGTSSSGTFRADLRSARLPRMDLEAQQRYGNAFRALGAFQRELAELAKMGDRAARLARDGLTSGALDPEPGRGGGGTEQQITKTDGVDAVRQEEGRTL; encoded by the coding sequence ATGCTTGAAGACGAGGCAACCGCCCCTACCGCCACCGCTGCGGAGATCGCCCGGTTGGCCGGCGTGACGCGCGCTGCGGTCTCCAACTGGCGCAGGCGTCGCCCGGACTTCCCGGTGCCGGTCGGCGGCACGGCAGCCAGCCCGCTGTACTCGCTCGCCGAGGTGCAGCGGTGGCTGGACGGACAGCGCGAAGGCCGGGAGGTCAACAGCGAGGTCCGGTTGTGGCAGGCGCTGCGTGGTGCCTTCGGGGCACAGATGGTCGAGGCGCTGGCGGCAGTCGGCGAGCACCTGCTCGGGCGGGGGGCTGAACTGCGCGACCCAGCTGTACGCGAGGCGCTGGAGAAGCTACTCGCGGAGCGAACTCCTGCCGAGGTGATGGGCGGACTGATCGCCCGCCTGCTGGAATCCAGTGCACGTGCTGCCCTGGACGGGTCGTCGACGCCGCAACTGGCCCGAGCTGTGGGGGAGCTCGCGGGCGAGACGACCGGAGTCGTCTTCGACCCGGCCTGCGGTATCGGATCCCTCTTGATGGCAATCGGTGGCGACGAAGTACGCAGCAGGCTGGGCCAAGACATGCAGGCGGATGCGGTTCGCCTGGCACAGGCGCGAGCGAGCCTGCTGGTCGGCACGGGAGGCACTGCTTCCCCGCGACTGGCAGCGGGCGACTCGCTTCGGGCTGACGCCTTTCCGGACCTCCGGGTGGACCTGGTGGTGTGCGAGCCGCCGACCGCTGTGGCCGACTGGGGCCGCGAGCAGTTGCTCGTCGATCCGCGCTGGGAAGCCGGAGTGCCCTCGCGCGGGGAGAGTGAACTCGCCTGGCTCCAGCACTGCTACTACCACACGGCCCCTGGGGGAAGGGCCGTGGTCGTCCTGCCGGCGTCGGTCGCCCACCGCCGGTCGGGTCGGCGGATTCGCGCGGAACTGGTGCGCCGCGGCTGTGTCACCTCGGTGGTGGCTCTGCCGCCGGGCCTCGCGGCCAGCCATGCTCTGCCGCTGCACGTGTGGATACTCGGCCGGCCTGCGGCTCCCGGAAAGGGCGCGACGACGGTACGCATGGTGGACCTCAGCGCCAGCAGCTCTGACGGACCGTGGCAGCCGAAGCCGCACCAGGAGGCGGAGGTGCCGCTGATCGACCTGCTGGACGATGACGTGGACCTCACGCCCAGCCGCTACGTCCGTGAGCCGGAGCCCGACTACGTGGCGGCGTACGTCGCGCTGCGGGGCGAACTCGACCTGCACCTGCGCAGGCTGCGGGACCTACTGCCGGAACTGTCGGCGCGGCCCGGGGCCTTCGACCTGGACGAGGGCGCCCCGATGGCGGTGAGCGACCTGCTGGCTGCTGGCCTGGTCACCCTCGACGGCGAGGAACTCGCCTCCGCCAGCGACCAGCTGGACCCAGACTTTGTGCGGGGCTTTGTGGCCAGTCCTGCGAACACCCGTCGCGGCACCTCGTCCTCGGGTACGTTCCGAGCGGACCTTCGCTCAGCACGCTTGCCACGTATGGACCTTGAAGCGCAACAGCGCTACGGGAATGCCTTCCGCGCATTGGGCGCGTTCCAGCGTGAACTCGCCGAACTCGCCAAGATGGGGGACCGAGCGGCGCGCCTCGCACGCGACGGTCTCACCAGCGGTGCGCTCGACCCAGAACCCGGGCGTGGTGGGGGCGGCACCGAGCAGCAGATTACGAAGACCGACGGAGTCGACGCAGTGCGGCAGGAAGAGGGCAGGACGCTTTGA